In Halopiger aswanensis, the DNA window GACCGCCGGTGCAAAGAACGTTCGCGTCGGTCGGCACGGCGTCGGACGATTCTCCGCGGTTGTGCACGGGCGGTTCCAGACCGAGGTACCGCTACTACTCACCGGGTGCTAGTATTACACATGGCACAAGAAACCGAACGCAGAACCGTCGACCGCACCGCAACCGCACTCGAGCCCTGGCAGTCCGGCGCCGTCGGCGGCATCGTCGGCGCGATCGTCTTCGGCGCGCTGATGGCCGCCCAGACGCCCGGCGTCCTCGAGATGGCGATCCCCTCGATGTACGGTCTCGAGGGCGGCCTCGCGGGAATGATCATCCACGTCTCCCACGGCGCCGTCCTCGGCGTCGTCTTCGCGGCGCTGCTCGTCGCGGCGGGTCGTCCGAGCCTCGGCGCCGGCGCGGCTAGCGCTGCCGGACTCGTCTACGGACTCGCCGTCTGGGCGCTCCTGGCGGTCGTCGTGATGCCGATCTGGCTCTCCGCCGTCGGCTTCCCGATGGCGCCGTCCGTGCCGAACGTCGCCGTGGAGAGTCTCGTCGGTCACGCCGCGTACGGGCTCGTCTTGGGCGTGACGTACGCGGCACTCACCCGACGGTAGATCGCGATAATCGACGCGTCTCGCGGCGACGATTCGCGACTCTCGAGATTCTCGAGCCGGCGAGGACACCACCGTCGGCTGCGCTCGCTCACAGCACGTAGAGCCCGACCAGCGCGGCTGGCCCCAGCAGCATGATGAAGACTGCGAGTAGCACCCTGAATGACATACCCGTAGTTGTCTCCGAGTGACATATAATAGCTCGAGATCGTTTACGGATTTGATCACCGAATCCGGGAGTCAACGACCGGTTGACGGCCGGATTTCGGAGAACTATCCGTTCGAACCGCTCGAGCGACACGGGAATCACTCGCGGGACTGAATTACGTTCTCGAGAACGCCGTTCCGCGAGAGACGACCAGAGAATACCGATCGCTCCACCGCTCGCGATCGGTGCTAGTCTACTCTAAGAGCCAACTCAACAGCGCCTTCTGTGCGTGCAGCCTGTTTTCGGCCTGATCGAAGACGACCGAGCGGTCGCTCTCGATGACGTCGTCGGTGATCTCCTCGCCGCGGTGGGCGGGCAGACAGTGCATCACCGACGCGTCGGGCGCCTGCTCGAGTAGCTCGGCACAGACCTGAAAGCCCTCGAAGGCCTGCATGCGGACGTCGCGCTCGTCCTCCTGGCCCATGCTGATCCAGACGTCGGTGTAGATGACGTCGGCGCCGGCGGCGGCCTCGTCGGGGTCGTGCGTGATCGTCGGATCGCCGCCCAGTTCGCGGGCGCGTTCGATGACGTCGTCGTCGATGCCGTACCCCTCTGGGGTCGCGACGGTGAGGTCGATGTCGGTCAGCGCACAGCCCAGCACGAACGACTGAGCGACGTTGTTGCCGTCGCCGATCCAGGCCGCGGAGACGTCCTCGAAGCCGCCCTCCTGCTCGCGGATCGTCAGCAGGTCCGCCAGCGTCTGGCAGGGGTGGGCGTCGTCGGTGAGGCCGTTGACGACCGGGACGTCCGCGTACTCCGCGAAGACCTCGATGTTCTCGTGTTTGAAGACGCGGGCCATCACCGCGTCGACGTACCGCGAGAGGGTTCGGGAGGTGTCCTTCAGCGGCTCTCCGCGGCCCAGCTGGATGTCGTCCTCGCCGAGGAAGACGGCGTGGCCGCCCAGCTGGGTCATCCCCGTCTCGAAGGAGACGCGGGTGCGGGTGCTGGGCTTCTGGAAGATCATGCCCAGCGTCTGCCCGTCGAGATCCTCGTGCTCTTCGCCCTCGTGTTGGGCGCGCTTGTACTCCTCTGCGCGCTCGAGGATCGCCAGCAGTTCGTCCTCGGAGACGTCGTCGATTTCGAGGAAGTGACGCGGGTCGCCGCCCGTCATTCGTCGTCACCTCCAGACAGCGTCGCGGCGACGCGCTCGAGTACGTCGACCGACTCGTCGAACTCCGCGAGCGAGAGCCGCTCGTCGGGCGCGTGGTCCAGATCGGAGTTGCCGGGGCCGTAGGTGGCCATCGGGCAGTCCCACGCGCCGGCGTAGAGGTTCATGTCGCTGGTGCCGGTCT includes these proteins:
- a CDS encoding DUF6789 family protein, whose protein sequence is MAQETERRTVDRTATALEPWQSGAVGGIVGAIVFGALMAAQTPGVLEMAIPSMYGLEGGLAGMIIHVSHGAVLGVVFAALLVAAGRPSLGAGAASAAGLVYGLAVWALLAVVVMPIWLSAVGFPMAPSVPNVAVESLVGHAAYGLVLGVTYAALTRR
- the argF gene encoding ornithine carbamoyltransferase, with product MTGGDPRHFLEIDDVSEDELLAILERAEEYKRAQHEGEEHEDLDGQTLGMIFQKPSTRTRVSFETGMTQLGGHAVFLGEDDIQLGRGEPLKDTSRTLSRYVDAVMARVFKHENIEVFAEYADVPVVNGLTDDAHPCQTLADLLTIREQEGGFEDVSAAWIGDGNNVAQSFVLGCALTDIDLTVATPEGYGIDDDVIERARELGGDPTITHDPDEAAAGADVIYTDVWISMGQEDERDVRMQAFEGFQVCAELLEQAPDASVMHCLPAHRGEEITDDVIESDRSVVFDQAENRLHAQKALLSWLLE